The DNA window ATCTAGCATTCTCTGCTTAGGATGTCCTGTACCTCGGTGAGTTCAAAAACCTACAGTTTACTCTGTTTTATTACAGTTTAAGCGTGTCACTTCATACAGCTATTTCCATGATTTGAGTGTCATCATCAATCTCGATCGCTTCGAGATCCACCGCCAGACAACCCTCAACTGCCTCATAGATATTGTGTAACAATTCCTCAAAAGTATCCCCTTGAGTCGCACAACCGGGAATAGCAGGAACTTCAGCCCAATATCCCCCTTCTTCCGCCTTATGGATGACGACTTTTAAGCGCATTTTTTTCTTTTCCAGACTACTTTTAAATTATACAAACGACGGTGAAAAATGCTCCCTAATCCACTCAGCTAATTCTTCTTCTGAAAGCTTACCAGCAGCGAGAGCGATCCAGATCTGATATTTTTCTTCACTAGACGCAGATTGAGGGCTTTTTTTATCTTCTTTTCTTAACATTCAACACTTCTGGTAGTCAATCAATTAATTTTATAGCAACCGCCTTGGCGGTTAGGAGGTAAAATGGGAAAAAGATTGACAGAGTTAGAGTGCGATCGCTACTCTGTGTAAACAGTGTAATGTTTAGCACACTAAATACGGAAGAACCGATAAAGCCTGGAAGCCGCCTACAAGTTGCGGGGACATTCGGATGCGGCAGAATATAAGCACGTTGGGTTATGAAGTGCGAAAATGCCTACAGATAAGCAAGCGATTAAATGTTTTATTATGTGTCAAAGAATCACACAGATGTATTTACCGATTTCTCTAGTTAGACTAGATGAAAGAACGAATGATATTTTTCTTCTTGCTGGTGAAGATATCCAAGTATTAATTGATCCCGATGGTGAGGTGATAATTCTATGAATAACCCTAATTTTCAAATGATGAATGACTCGGAATTACGGGCTTATGTGTTGTCTCATAGAGAAAATACAGAAGCATTTTATGCTTTAGCTGACCGTCTTAAATCTAAACCTGGGCGTAAGTTATCTGAGGCCGATTTGGAACGCTTACCAGAGATTTTAGCAGAGATTAAACAAAAGAATCAATAAGTTATGTACTGTCTAATTTGTAAAAATGGGAAAACTCAGCAAAAAAAACTTAAGTTTTTATTATAGACAAAATAGACAAATGGTCCATAAAACGAGTTTTATCCTGCCCAACCCTGACTGAGGTTAAAATAGATAAACCTACTTAATCTCAAACTATAAATCTTGTCTACTATAATCAATCTATTGCCAACTAAACAGAATCTGGCGGATAATTTCGAGCTTATTTGCCAGTTGAATCCCGATTTAAAGCTAGAATTATCACGCTCAGGAGAATTAGTAATTGTGTCACCCACGGGAGGAGAAACAGGAAGAATAAATGCTAATTTAATTATTCTGATCGGTGCGTGGAATTTACAATATCGACAAGGCGTTCTCTTCGACTCCTCTACCTGTTTTCGTTTACCCAATGGCGCTATTCGCTCTCCCGATGTGTCTTGGATACGACAAAATCGTTGGGATCAATTAACCCAAGAGCAAAAGCTAAAATTTCCTCCTCTAGCTCCTGATTTTGTCATTGAGTTGCTTTCACCTAGTGATAGTCTTGGGAATATTCAAGCAAAAATGC is part of the Gloeocapsa sp. PCC 73106 genome and encodes:
- a CDS encoding type II toxin-antitoxin system HicB family antitoxin; its protein translation is MRLKVVIHKAEEGGYWAEVPAIPGCATQGDTFEELLHNIYEAVEGCLAVDLEAIEIDDDTQIMEIAV
- a CDS encoding Uma2 family endonuclease, encoding MSTIINLLPTKQNLADNFELICQLNPDLKLELSRSGELVIVSPTGGETGRINANLIILIGAWNLQYRQGVLFDSSTCFRLPNGAIRSPDVSWIRQNRWDQLTQEQKLKFPPLAPDFVIELLSPSDSLGNIQAKMQEYLEAGVKLGWLINPNIKTVEIYQPEQNKLILNNPTQLSGEDILIGLNLDFKHCVEQP